CGGATCCGGCACCGACTCCGCCTCGTCCACCGCGTCCCGCGCGTCGGCGACCCCGGCGGCGCGCAGCAGGGCGCGCGTCTCGTGCTCGTCGAGCTGCTCCAGCTCCAGCAGGACGTAGGCGGCGCGGCCGGGTCCTGACAGCTCCGACAGCGCCTTCTCCAGGGCGAGTTCATCGGCCCCGCCGGAGCGCGGGAACAGCCGCAGCCCGAACACCTGCGGCAGCGCCGGGGGCCGCTGCCACCAGGGCCGCTGCCGGGCGGCGCGCAGCGCCAGGCGGAGCACCCGCAGCCGCACATAGGCGTAGCCGGTGTCGGCCCCCGGGCCCTTCGTCCCGCGCTGCCAGGGCAGTTCGACATCGGGGTGCGGGTCCGGGCCCGTGCCGTAGCCCCGGTTGCGGGGCAGGGCGCGCTGGGCGAGGGCGTGTGCCGCGAGCACCCGGCGGGTGCGCCCGATGCCCGGCGGCAGGATGAGATACGCGAGCCGCACCAGCCGCGGGTAGTGCTCGACGATGGCGGCCTCGGCCTGCTCGACGTCGATCAGGCCGGTGGTTTCGTCGTCGGTGGCGACTGTCGCCTGGTGCTGGTCCACGGTTCGTGAACGAGTGGCGGGCCGGGTTGGTCACCTAGGGGCGGGGAGGGAACAGCCCGCCGCAGGCGGCACGACCGCCAGCCCCTAAGCCCCGCCCCGACGCCAACCCGCTACGGCGTACTCGTCCTCCAGCCGCTGAACTCGACCGTCCCCCGGGCCCCCGTGCCCCCGTTCGCCGCACTCATGAAGATCCCGGCGTCCTGCGCGGCCGCCCCGCCCGGTGCCGTCACCGTGGCCACCTTCCGCCAGCTCGCGCCGTCGTCGGTGGACAGCTCGCCGGTGTAGGAGGTGGCGGCGGTGCGGATCAGCCGCAGCAGTACGGGCGCCTTGACGCCGGTGATCCGCTGGTAGGTGTCCAGCGTGCCGTCGCCGCCCGAGTCGTACGACAGGACGACGCCGTTGGCCGGGGTGACGGAGAGGTTCACCAAGCCGGGGGAGCCCGCCGTGGCGAGGTCGTCGCGGACGATGATCCCGGCCCGCGCCCAGGGCCCGGTGACCGCCTGGGCGTCCACCTTCACGGTGACGGCCGTGCCCACCGTAAGGACGCCATCGCGGTAGACGGAGCCGAATTCGGCGGTGCCCTTCCACAGGTCCTGGCCCGCGCCGTCGATCGCGAACCGCTCGTCCACCTGCCCGAAGACCGCACCGCTGTTGGTGACCGTCCGCATCCCCTCCGCCAGCGGTCCGGCGATCCACAGCGTCCCGGTGCGCACGGCCCGCACCCGCTCCTCGCCCTTCGGCCCGTACGTCACGCCCAGCTCGTACGGCAGCGGCTTGAGCGGGTGCTCCAGCGGCTCGTCGGGCGCGCTCGCCCGCCAGCGGACCTCGCCGGTGCCGCCCGCCGGGACGCCCGGCAGCCGGGTCGGCCCGTCCGGGGACGGGTCGAGACCGGTCACGGTGAGGTCGAAGTCGACGCGGCCGGTGGGGCGCAGCCCGTTGACGTTGCGCAGGGCGGCGGTGAGGGACGCGGAGCCGCCGGGCGGCAGGGTGGCGGGCTCGGCGGTGACGGTCAGCGTGCCCTGGTACGGGGCCTTGGCCAGCGCCTCGTACACCCGCTGGGCGGTGCGGTGGGCATCCGCCGTCGGCCGCACCGGGTAGCTCTTGCGCTCGCGCGTCCACGGCTCCTCGACGGCGAACCAGTCGAAGGCGCGCGGCGCCCGGTTCTCCGCCAGCGCGTCCTCCAGCTCGTCCAGATAGGACTGCCACTGGGGGAGGTGGAAGTCGGCGATGAGGCCGCTCCAGTCGCGGTTGGCGTAGTTGGCCAGCTTGCCGCCGTCGGCCGTGGCGCGGTCCGCCCAGGTGGTGATGAGGGTGCGCGCGGCCCGCTCCAGCTGGGCCGACTCCGTATCGCCCGACGCCATCCGCTTGGCGTCCTCGAGCCATGGCCCCAGCAGGAACCGCCGGTGGGCGCCGGTCATGTCGTCGCTGAGCCGCATCAGCTTGAGCCACAGCCGGGCCAGCGTCTTGAAGGCATCGCGGTCCTTACGGACGTAGGCGTCCTGGAGCTGCGGGATCAGCTGCCAGGAGCGGTTGGCGAGCGCCTGCCGGGCGATGTCGGTGAGGTCGTGGCGGTAGGCGTCGCTGTCGCGCAGCCCGGCGCGCACGCCCAGCAGCGCCGCGAAGGCCACGTCGAAACCGGCCGGGTCGAAGGCGGGGGTGTGGGTCGCGTAGTTGGTGCCAGAACGGGCGGTCAGGGAGGGCCGGGCGGCGAACACCGAGTCATGCGGGCGGCCGTCCTTGCTGCTGATCTCGTACGCGGTGTCGCGCAGCGCGGCGAACGCCTCCCGGGCCCTGGCGTCCCGTCCGCCGTAGCGCACATCG
This genomic interval from Streptomyces asiaticus contains the following:
- a CDS encoding alpha-N-acetylglucosaminidase: MSDLSRRTLIGTAGALGAGATLGSRLPAMADEPHDAQDTAVTAFDTAPARAALRRLLPTHADQFRLVAVEKRGDEERFEVGGSAGRLTVSGTSPAVLLTGVHWYLKYTCHAQITWAGDQLNLPGKLPAPAKRVTRSTALPHRFAFNDTHDGYTAPFADWDRWEHLIDIAALHGCNELLVTAGQEGVYHRLLQDFGYTEDEARAWLPAPSHQPWWLLQNMSGYGGPVSAALLAKRTELGRRIADRLRELGMRPVFPGYFGTVPDGFADRNPGGRTVPQGDWNGLRRPDWLDPRTEVFRKVAAAFYRHQAELFGDAELFKMDLLHEGGDPGDVPVPEAARAVETSLRTARPGATWVILGWQENPRRDLLDAVDHDRMFIVDGLSDLDTVTDREKDWGAVPYAFGTIPNFGGRTTIGAKTHMWTKRFTVWRDKPGSKLVGTAYMPEAVERDPAALELFSELAWRDEAVDRAEWFRSYADVRYGGRDARAREAFAALRDTAYEISSKDGRPHDSVFAARPSLTARSGTNYATHTPAFDPAGFDVAFAALLGVRAGLRDSDAYRHDLTDIARQALANRSWQLIPQLQDAYVRKDRDAFKTLARLWLKLMRLSDDMTGAHRRFLLGPWLEDAKRMASGDTESAQLERAARTLITTWADRATADGGKLANYANRDWSGLIADFHLPQWQSYLDELEDALAENRAPRAFDWFAVEEPWTRERKSYPVRPTADAHRTAQRVYEALAKAPYQGTLTVTAEPATLPPGGSASLTAALRNVNGLRPTGRVDFDLTVTGLDPSPDGPTRLPGVPAGGTGEVRWRASAPDEPLEHPLKPLPYELGVTYGPKGEERVRAVRTGTLWIAGPLAEGMRTVTNSGAVFGQVDERFAIDGAGQDLWKGTAEFGSVYRDGVLTVGTAVTVKVDAQAVTGPWARAGIIVRDDLATAGSPGLVNLSVTPANGVVLSYDSGGDGTLDTYQRITGVKAPVLLRLIRTAATSYTGELSTDDGASWRKVATVTAPGGAAAQDAGIFMSAANGGTGARGTVEFSGWRTSTP